A single window of Dermacentor albipictus isolate Rhodes 1998 colony chromosome 1, USDA_Dalb.pri_finalv2, whole genome shotgun sequence DNA harbors:
- the LOC135907455 gene encoding histone H2B-like translates to MPPQPRGKAIKKAGKAQKAVRTTDKKKKKRRKEESFSIYIYKVLEQVHPDTGISSKVMSIINNFVNDIFERIAVEASWLAHYNKRSTITSREVQTAVRLLLPGELAKHAVSEGTKAVTKYTSSK, encoded by the coding sequence ATGCCACCCCAGCCAAGAGGTAAAGCTATTAAGAAGGCTGGAAAGGCACAGAAAGCAGTCCGCACTActgacaagaagaaaaagaagcgcaggaaggaGGAGAGCTTCAGCATCTACATTTACAAGGTACTCGAGCAGGTGCACCCTGACACCGGCATCTCCAGCAAGGTGATGTCGATCATCAACAACTTTGTCAACGACATCTTCGAACGCATCGCTGTTGAAGCGTCTTGGCTGGcgcactacaacaagcgctccaCCATCACCAGCCGCGAAGTACAGACCGCAGTGCGCCTGTTGCTACCTGGAGAACTCGCCAAGCACGCGGTCTCGGAAGGCACGAAGGCTGTCACGAAGTACACATCCTCGAAGTGA